In the Variovorax sp. S12S4 genome, one interval contains:
- a CDS encoding putative quinol monooxygenase, with amino-acid sequence MIHVVAVITAKPGQRAQLLEAFAANRAAVLAEEGCIEYSATVDAQGVPTSKASFGPDTFVVIEKWETLAHLQAHGVAPHMKAHGEKTKALVESKLIHVLEPV; translated from the coding sequence ATGATCCACGTCGTCGCCGTCATTACCGCCAAGCCCGGCCAGCGCGCCCAGTTGCTCGAAGCCTTTGCCGCCAACCGCGCGGCCGTGCTGGCTGAAGAGGGCTGCATCGAGTACAGCGCCACGGTCGACGCGCAGGGCGTTCCGACGTCGAAAGCGAGCTTCGGGCCCGACACTTTCGTGGTGATCGAGAAGTGGGAAACGCTGGCCCACCTGCAGGCGCATGGTGTCGCACCGCACATGAAGGCTCATGGCGAGAAGACCAAGGCGCTGGTCGAGAGCAAGCTGATCCACGTGCTCGAACCCGTCTAA
- a CDS encoding Nramp family divalent metal transporter, producing MFFPLPRTATAPFCPSEVKGSVAVPQDLPFGKKLLRYAGPGLLVSVGYMDPGNWATDIEAGSRFGYGLLFVVLLASLAAMLLQTLCVRLGLVAQKDLARACREHYSPRVSRFLWLGAELAIVACDLAEVLGSALALHLLFGVSIPVGIAITAFDTLLVLGLQGAGFRRVEAIVLGLVGTIAGCFVVELAMSQPNWFGVAMGFAPSFERLQQPGALYLAIGVVGATVMPHNLYLHSSIVQTRLVADSDAARREAVRFCTFDAVISLSLALLVNAAIMVLAASAFHSTGHVEVTEIDDAYRLIEPIVGSAVAATLFGIALLASGQSSTFTGTIAGQIIMEGFLDLKIPCWQRRLITRALALGPAFLGVWWFGDGGVGKMLVLSQVVLSFQLPFAMWPLIRFTSSRAMMGGFANGTVVKLLAWGLFGVISLANVWLVVSTIRGGL from the coding sequence ATGTTCTTTCCCCTGCCCCGCACCGCCACCGCGCCCTTCTGCCCTTCCGAAGTCAAAGGCAGCGTGGCGGTCCCGCAGGACCTGCCCTTCGGCAAGAAGCTGCTGCGCTATGCGGGACCCGGGCTGCTGGTGTCGGTCGGCTACATGGACCCGGGCAACTGGGCGACCGACATCGAGGCCGGCTCGCGCTTCGGCTACGGCCTGCTCTTCGTGGTGCTGCTTGCGAGCCTGGCGGCCATGCTGCTGCAAACGCTGTGCGTGCGGCTCGGCCTCGTGGCGCAGAAAGATCTTGCCCGCGCTTGCCGCGAGCACTATTCGCCGCGCGTCAGCCGCTTTCTGTGGCTGGGCGCGGAACTCGCCATCGTGGCCTGCGACCTGGCGGAGGTGCTGGGCAGCGCCCTCGCCTTGCACCTGCTGTTCGGCGTGTCGATTCCGGTCGGCATTGCGATCACGGCATTCGACACGCTGCTCGTGCTCGGGCTGCAAGGCGCTGGCTTCCGGCGCGTCGAGGCGATCGTGCTCGGGCTGGTGGGCACCATCGCGGGCTGTTTCGTGGTGGAGCTTGCAATGTCGCAGCCCAACTGGTTCGGCGTGGCCATGGGCTTTGCGCCGAGCTTCGAGCGGCTGCAGCAGCCCGGCGCGCTGTACCTTGCCATCGGCGTGGTCGGCGCCACGGTGATGCCGCACAACCTGTACCTGCATTCATCCATCGTGCAGACCCGGCTGGTGGCCGACAGCGATGCGGCGCGGCGCGAGGCGGTGCGCTTCTGCACCTTCGATGCGGTCATCTCCCTTTCGCTCGCGCTCCTGGTCAACGCGGCCATCATGGTGCTGGCGGCCAGTGCCTTCCACAGCACAGGCCATGTGGAAGTGACGGAGATCGACGATGCCTACCGACTCATCGAACCCATCGTGGGCAGTGCGGTGGCGGCCACGCTGTTCGGCATTGCGCTGCTGGCATCGGGCCAGAGCTCGACCTTCACCGGCACCATTGCAGGCCAGATCATCATGGAAGGCTTTCTCGACCTGAAGATTCCGTGCTGGCAGCGCCGCCTCATCACGCGGGCGCTGGCACTCGGGCCGGCCTTTCTGGGGGTGTGGTGGTTCGGCGACGGCGGCGTGGGCAAGATGCTGGTGCTGAGCCAGGTGGTGTTGAGCTTTCAGCTGCCGTTTGCGATGTGGCCGCTGATCCGCTTCACGAGCAGCCGCGCAATGATGGGCGGCTTTGCCAACGGCACCGTGGTCAAGCTGCTGGCGTGGGGGCTGTTCGGCGTGATCAGCTTGGCCAACGTGTGGCTCGTGGTGTCGACGATTCGCGGCGGGCTCTGA
- a CDS encoding transketolase family protein translates to MANQALMANAIRALAMDAVQQANSGHPGAPMGMADMAVALWGEHLRYNPANPHWFDRDRFVLSNGHASMLLYAVLHLTGYDLPISELKNFRQLHSKTAGHPEVDVTPGVETTTGPLGQGITNAVGFALAEKLLAAEFNRKNHDIVDHHTYAFLGDGCMMEGISHEACALAGAWHLNKLIALYDDNGISIDGQVKPWFIDNTEERFKAYGWNVIGPIDGNDAKDVSKAIAKAKKEDSKPTLIICKTQIGKGSPNRANTAKAHGEPLGADEITLTRAALEWPYPAFEVPQEAYADWDHKAEGARAEAAWNDKFAAYAEAFPGLAAEFTRRMKGELPKNFHQVAFDTVVAAHTKGETVASRKASQLALEAFTAALPEMLGGSADLTGSNLTNTKSTAALRFDAKTGAVVMGQPQQPAQGAEDEPKPDSTADKAEPPHGVIGRHINYGVREFGMAAIMNGVALHGGFIPYGGTFLTFSDYSRNAIRMAALMKRRVVHVFTHDSIGLGEDGPTHQSIEHAASLRLIPNLDVWRPGDTAETAVAWAVALQNQSRPTALLLSRQNIAYAPKGDLGDISRGAYVLSEPEAVGLKSKKTAAVIIATGSEVQLALAAQKLLAEKKIAVRVVSMPSTTTFDRQDVAYKKSVLPKKLPRIAVEMGCTGGWWKYGCAAVVGIDSYGESAPAPALFKHFGFTAENVAATVEAALRD, encoded by the coding sequence ATGGCAAACCAAGCCCTGATGGCCAACGCGATTCGCGCGCTGGCCATGGATGCCGTCCAACAAGCTAACTCCGGACATCCGGGCGCACCGATGGGCATGGCCGACATGGCCGTCGCACTCTGGGGCGAACACCTGCGCTACAACCCGGCCAACCCGCACTGGTTCGACCGCGACCGCTTCGTGCTCTCGAACGGCCACGCCTCGATGCTGCTGTATGCGGTGCTGCACCTCACGGGTTACGACCTGCCCATCAGCGAGCTCAAGAACTTCCGCCAGCTGCACAGCAAGACCGCCGGCCATCCCGAGGTCGACGTGACCCCCGGCGTGGAAACCACCACCGGCCCGCTGGGCCAAGGCATCACGAATGCAGTCGGCTTTGCGTTGGCCGAGAAGCTGCTCGCGGCCGAATTCAACCGCAAGAACCACGACATCGTCGACCACCACACCTACGCCTTCCTCGGCGACGGTTGCATGATGGAAGGCATCAGCCACGAAGCCTGCGCGCTGGCCGGCGCCTGGCATCTGAACAAGCTGATTGCGCTGTACGACGACAACGGCATCAGCATCGACGGCCAGGTCAAGCCCTGGTTCATCGACAACACCGAAGAGCGCTTCAAGGCCTACGGCTGGAACGTCATCGGCCCGATCGACGGCAACGACGCCAAGGACGTGTCCAAGGCCATTGCCAAGGCCAAGAAGGAAGATTCGAAGCCCACCCTCATCATCTGCAAGACGCAGATCGGCAAGGGCAGCCCGAACCGCGCCAACACCGCCAAGGCCCACGGCGAGCCACTGGGCGCCGATGAAATCACCCTCACCCGCGCCGCGCTGGAGTGGCCGTACCCTGCCTTCGAAGTGCCGCAGGAAGCCTACGCCGACTGGGACCACAAGGCCGAGGGCGCCAGGGCCGAAGCCGCCTGGAACGACAAGTTCGCCGCCTACGCTGAAGCCTTCCCGGGCTTGGCCGCCGAGTTCACCCGCCGCATGAAGGGCGAGCTGCCCAAGAACTTCCACCAGGTGGCGTTCGACACCGTGGTGGCCGCCCACACCAAGGGCGAAACCGTGGCCAGCCGCAAGGCCAGCCAGCTGGCGCTGGAGGCCTTCACTGCAGCCCTGCCCGAAATGCTCGGCGGCAGCGCCGACCTCACCGGCTCCAACCTCACCAACACCAAGAGCACCGCGGCCCTGCGCTTCGATGCGAAGACCGGTGCCGTGGTCATGGGCCAGCCGCAGCAGCCCGCCCAGGGCGCCGAAGACGAGCCCAAGCCCGACAGCACCGCCGACAAGGCCGAGCCGCCCCACGGCGTGATCGGCCGCCACATCAACTACGGTGTGCGCGAGTTCGGCATGGCGGCCATCATGAACGGCGTGGCGCTGCATGGCGGCTTCATTCCCTACGGCGGCACCTTCCTTACCTTCAGCGACTACAGCCGCAACGCCATCCGCATGGCCGCGCTGATGAAGCGCCGCGTGGTGCACGTGTTCACGCACGACTCCATCGGCCTGGGCGAAGACGGCCCCACGCACCAGTCGATCGAGCACGCCGCCTCGCTGCGTCTGATTCCCAACCTCGACGTCTGGCGTCCGGGCGACACGGCCGAAACCGCCGTGGCCTGGGCCGTGGCGCTGCAGAACCAGTCGCGCCCCACGGCGCTGCTGCTCAGCCGCCAGAACATTGCCTATGCGCCAAAGGGCGACCTCGGCGACATCAGCCGCGGTGCGTATGTGCTGTCGGAGCCCGAGGCCGTCGGCCTCAAGAGCAAGAAGACCGCTGCGGTCATCATTGCCACCGGCTCCGAAGTGCAATTGGCCCTTGCCGCGCAGAAATTGCTGGCCGAGAAGAAAATTGCCGTGCGCGTGGTGTCGATGCCCTCGACCACCACCTTCGATCGCCAGGACGTGGCCTACAAGAAGAGCGTGCTGCCCAAGAAGCTGCCGCGCATCGCCGTCGAAATGGGCTGCACCGGCGGCTGGTGGAAATACGGCTGCGCGGCCGTCGTGGGCATCGACAGCTACGGCGAGTCGGCACCCGCACCGGCGCTGTTCAAGCATTTCGGTTTCACGGCAGAGAACGTTGCCGCCACCGTCGAAGCCGCCCTGCGCGACTGA
- a CDS encoding DUF4419 domain-containing protein, with amino-acid sequence MKTVTVSAVPRGEPYQKLDARERIHSLLARPVEGMACATPQLVSCTTEHAFVKAAHDAFYDHHPLTIRPDDIWFCIAQGFAAHIGQNTETLRPRFVAHEGKKTLVVERTDFILGQENPWHEIFEAFSKQIGEHVGEPRDLISACFSTTTPVETAAFEICLMDAFQGYFDYEMRVGCGIPAIHLLGTEEDWTSMISRVKRLATYGLERWAAALVPVLEKIAQTAAGDVDPAFWRSFFRYQSGSGPSELTGWILTLFPYLIVDWESKALGPNEYLDTWQGRFDVANQRTGWLDFKGVQGPGMGAVPGSLASAPVRCIDVRDGKERELRFVAGMFGVAQDADTGALAASFGWAVVHDQDPKIEPKKHDYIVIDPELLRAISEKP; translated from the coding sequence ATGAAGACTGTCACGGTTTCGGCCGTTCCCCGCGGCGAGCCTTACCAAAAGCTCGATGCCAGGGAGCGCATTCACAGTCTGCTCGCCCGACCCGTCGAAGGAATGGCATGCGCTACGCCGCAACTGGTTTCCTGCACGACGGAGCATGCATTCGTGAAGGCGGCGCACGATGCCTTTTACGATCATCACCCACTCACCATCCGGCCGGATGACATCTGGTTCTGCATTGCCCAGGGGTTTGCCGCGCACATAGGGCAGAACACCGAGACGTTGCGGCCAAGATTCGTGGCGCACGAAGGCAAAAAGACATTGGTCGTTGAGCGAACAGACTTCATTCTTGGACAAGAGAACCCATGGCACGAAATCTTCGAGGCGTTTTCGAAGCAGATCGGAGAGCATGTCGGCGAGCCCAGAGATTTGATCAGCGCATGCTTCTCGACCACGACGCCAGTTGAAACGGCGGCCTTCGAGATCTGCTTGATGGACGCGTTCCAGGGCTATTTTGACTATGAGATGCGAGTGGGATGCGGCATTCCGGCGATTCATCTTCTCGGCACAGAAGAGGATTGGACCTCGATGATTTCGCGCGTGAAGCGCCTGGCGACATACGGTCTCGAGCGGTGGGCCGCAGCACTTGTTCCGGTCTTGGAAAAAATAGCGCAAACTGCCGCCGGCGATGTCGATCCTGCGTTCTGGCGGTCCTTCTTTCGATACCAGAGCGGATCGGGGCCGTCGGAGTTGACTGGCTGGATCCTCACGCTCTTTCCCTATCTGATCGTGGACTGGGAAAGCAAGGCGCTCGGCCCCAACGAGTATCTCGACACATGGCAAGGCCGCTTCGATGTGGCGAACCAGCGAACCGGGTGGCTAGATTTCAAGGGTGTCCAAGGGCCCGGCATGGGAGCGGTGCCGGGGAGCCTTGCGAGTGCACCTGTACGTTGCATAGACGTGCGTGACGGCAAGGAGCGTGAGCTCCGTTTCGTGGCAGGCATGTTTGGCGTTGCGCAGGATGCGGACACCGGTGCTCTCGCGGCATCTTTCGGATGGGCGGTCGTTCATGATCAGGATCCGAAGATCGAGCCGAAAAAGCACGACTACATAGTGATCGATCCGGAATTGCTGCGCGCGATCAGCGAGAAGCCCTGA
- a CDS encoding aminopeptidase P N-terminal domain-containing protein, with product MTSEDNKIYAERRARLASQLGKDGIAIVPTAPEQQRNRDTDFLFRHDSYFYYLTGFTEPNAWLVLAGDGRSTLFCAPKDLEREIWDGYRLGPDAAPEALGVTEAFSVNDLDAKLPKLLENRSTVWFPFATHKGLETRVDGWLQSVRARVRYGALCPQEQHDLCGPLDEMRLIKDAHEQDIMRRAAQISARAHIRAMQLSARMLREGKDVREYHLDAELLHEFRLGGSQYPAYGSIVAAGANACVLHYRADAAPVRSGELVLIDAGCELDGYASDITRTFPANGKFSGPQRALYDLVLASQDASAAATKAGNRFNDPHDAAVKVLAQGMLDLGLLDANKVGSVDDVIDSRAYFQFYMHRTGHWLGMDVHDCGSYVEPTQVGEVSERKDPLSNEVIKNRPSRILHPGMVLTLEPGIYVRPADGVPEQFHNIGIRIEDDAIVTVTGCELISRGVPVKADEIEALMRA from the coding sequence ATGACCTCAGAAGACAACAAGATCTACGCCGAGCGCCGCGCGCGCCTCGCCTCGCAACTGGGCAAGGACGGCATCGCCATCGTGCCGACCGCGCCCGAGCAGCAGCGCAACCGCGACACCGACTTCCTGTTTCGGCACGACAGCTACTTCTATTACCTGACAGGCTTTACCGAACCGAACGCCTGGCTGGTGCTGGCGGGCGACGGCCGTAGCACGCTGTTCTGCGCGCCCAAAGACCTGGAGCGCGAGATCTGGGACGGCTACCGCCTGGGCCCCGACGCGGCCCCCGAGGCGCTAGGCGTGACGGAGGCCTTTTCGGTCAACGACCTCGACGCCAAGCTGCCCAAGCTGCTCGAGAACAGGTCGACCGTGTGGTTTCCGTTCGCCACCCACAAGGGGCTCGAAACCCGCGTCGACGGCTGGCTTCAATCGGTGCGCGCGCGCGTGCGCTACGGGGCGCTGTGTCCGCAGGAGCAGCACGACCTGTGCGGCCCGCTCGACGAAATGCGGCTGATCAAGGACGCGCACGAGCAGGACATCATGCGGCGTGCCGCGCAGATCAGCGCCAGGGCGCACATTCGCGCGATGCAGCTTTCGGCCCGCATGCTGCGCGAGGGCAAGGACGTGCGCGAATACCACCTCGATGCCGAGCTGCTGCACGAGTTCCGCCTGGGCGGCTCGCAGTACCCGGCCTACGGCTCCATCGTGGCGGCGGGCGCCAATGCCTGCGTGCTGCACTACCGCGCCGACGCGGCGCCGGTGCGAAGCGGCGAGCTGGTGCTCATCGACGCCGGCTGCGAGCTCGATGGCTACGCGAGCGACATCACGCGCACCTTTCCGGCCAACGGCAAGTTCAGCGGCCCGCAGCGCGCGCTGTACGACCTGGTGCTTGCCAGCCAGGACGCATCGGCCGCAGCCACCAAGGCCGGCAACCGCTTCAACGACCCGCACGACGCGGCCGTGAAGGTGCTGGCGCAGGGCATGCTCGACCTGGGCCTGCTCGACGCAAACAAGGTGGGCAGCGTCGACGACGTGATCGACTCGCGCGCCTACTTCCAGTTCTACATGCACCGCACCGGCCACTGGCTGGGCATGGACGTGCACGACTGCGGCAGCTACGTCGAGCCCACGCAGGTGGGCGAAGTGAGCGAGCGAAAAGATCCGCTGTCGAACGAGGTCATCAAGAACCGGCCGAGCCGCATCCTGCATCCGGGCATGGTGCTGACGCTGGAGCCCGGCATCTACGTGCGGCCCGCCGACGGCGTGCCCGAGCAGTTCCACAACATCGGCATCCGCATCGAAGACGACGCGATCGTCACCGTCACGGGCTGCGAACTTATTTCGCGCGGCGTGCCAGTGAAGGCGGACGAGATCGAGGCACTGATGCGAGCTTGA
- the speD gene encoding adenosylmethionine decarboxylase has product MHGLHLTADLHDCQCAMQWLTDKEALGAVCLKAVTAAGLQPVGKLVHGFPATPQGPGGVTATVLLAESHLCIHTWPEQRGATLDVYVCNFGADHSAKAHALMECLVALFQPGRSERNELVRGQVGQVAA; this is encoded by the coding sequence ATGCACGGGCTGCACCTCACCGCCGATCTCCACGACTGTCAATGCGCAATGCAATGGCTCACCGACAAGGAGGCGCTCGGCGCCGTTTGCCTGAAGGCCGTCACGGCCGCCGGGCTGCAGCCGGTGGGCAAACTGGTGCACGGGTTTCCGGCCACTCCGCAGGGGCCGGGCGGCGTCACAGCCACGGTGCTGCTGGCCGAATCGCACCTGTGCATCCACACCTGGCCCGAGCAGCGCGGCGCCACGCTCGATGTGTATGTGTGCAACTTCGGCGCCGACCATTCGGCCAAGGCGCATGCGCTGATGGAATGCCTGGTGGCGCTGTTCCAACCCGGCCGCAGCGAACGCAACGAGCTCGTACGCGGCCAGGTCGGCCAGGTGGCCGCTTGA
- a CDS encoding nucleotidyltransferase family protein, which translates to MILAAGRGERMRPLTDTTPKPLLEVRGKPLMQWPMEALAAGGFTQLVVNTDWLGEQISGRFGPESQLGEQRALSISYSDEGRDFGGALETAGGIVRALPRLGDIFWVAAGDVFAPDFAFTQASVERFAASGKLAHLWLVPNPPHNPKGDFGLSAEGLALNSAAEKYTFSTIGLYRAALFSPPYCSIPAGNPAGLKAPLAPILRAAMDNELVSAELYTGPWTDVGTPERLLQLNTPR; encoded by the coding sequence ATGATCCTCGCGGCCGGCCGCGGCGAGCGCATGCGGCCGCTGACCGACACCACGCCCAAGCCGCTGCTCGAAGTGCGCGGCAAGCCGCTGATGCAATGGCCCATGGAAGCCCTGGCGGCCGGCGGATTTACCCAACTGGTGGTCAACACCGACTGGCTGGGCGAGCAGATTTCCGGCCGCTTCGGCCCCGAATCGCAGCTTGGCGAGCAGCGCGCGCTATCAATTTCATATTCCGACGAAGGCCGCGACTTTGGCGGCGCGCTGGAAACGGCGGGCGGCATCGTGCGCGCGCTGCCGCGGCTGGGCGATATTTTCTGGGTGGCGGCCGGCGATGTGTTCGCGCCGGATTTCGCCTTCACGCAAGCCTCGGTGGAGCGCTTTGCGGCAAGTGGCAAGCTCGCGCACCTGTGGCTGGTGCCCAACCCGCCGCACAACCCGAAGGGCGATTTTGGCCTCTCGGCCGAGGGTTTGGCGCTCAATTCGGCGGCCGAGAAGTACACCTTCTCGACCATCGGCCTGTACCGCGCCGCGCTCTTTTCGCCGCCTTACTGCAGCATTCCCGCCGGCAACCCGGCGGGCCTCAAAGCCCCGCTGGCACCCATCTTGCGCGCCGCGATGGACAATGAACTCGTGAGCGCCGAGCTCTACACCGGGCCCTGGACCGATGTGGGAACGCCCGAACGGCTTCTTCAACTGAACACGCCAAGATGA
- a CDS encoding LysR family transcriptional regulator: MSPELLPAIAAFARVAHHASFTRAAEELGVSPSALSQTLRTLERRLGVRLLDRTTRRVGVTELGQQLLKGAQPALAALAQTVESINEARDKPAGLLRLNVARASAELLLYPHLGDFAEAFPDITLELVCDNRMVDLVEGGFDAGIRLGESLAQDVVALPMGGPQRMVTVASPRYLAKRQLPKTPEDLREHQCMNYRLTTGGLYRWEYAQDGRVLDIEVAGPLISNDGDVLLAAARDGAGIAVAFEGSVRGDIDSGRLVPLLEPWWPTFPGFYLYHPSSAQIPRKLRVFIDFLQARHAPPPVSQRAVKLASVPRSRPPSLARRAK, encoded by the coding sequence ATGTCGCCCGAACTGCTCCCCGCCATTGCCGCCTTCGCACGCGTTGCGCACCACGCCAGCTTCACGCGGGCGGCGGAAGAGCTGGGCGTCTCGCCTTCGGCGCTGTCGCAGACCTTGCGCACGCTCGAGCGGCGCCTGGGCGTGCGCCTGCTCGACCGCACCACACGCCGCGTGGGCGTGACCGAACTGGGCCAGCAACTTCTGAAGGGTGCGCAGCCGGCGCTTGCCGCTCTCGCGCAAACGGTCGAAAGCATCAATGAGGCGCGCGACAAGCCGGCGGGGCTGCTGCGGCTGAACGTTGCGCGCGCGTCGGCCGAGCTCCTGCTGTATCCGCACTTGGGGGACTTTGCCGAAGCGTTTCCCGATATCACGCTGGAGCTGGTTTGCGACAACCGCATGGTCGACCTGGTCGAAGGCGGTTTCGATGCGGGCATCCGGCTTGGCGAAAGCCTGGCGCAAGACGTGGTGGCGTTGCCGATGGGCGGGCCGCAACGCATGGTGACGGTTGCGTCGCCGCGCTACCTTGCGAAACGCCAGTTGCCGAAGACGCCCGAAGACCTGCGCGAGCACCAATGCATGAACTACCGCCTGACCACGGGCGGCCTTTATCGGTGGGAGTATGCGCAGGACGGCCGCGTGCTCGACATTGAAGTGGCCGGCCCGCTGATCAGCAACGACGGCGACGTGCTGCTGGCCGCTGCGCGCGACGGCGCGGGCATTGCGGTGGCTTTCGAAGGCTCGGTTCGCGGCGACATCGACAGCGGCCGGCTTGTGCCGCTGCTCGAACCCTGGTGGCCGACCTTTCCGGGCTTCTACCTTTATCACCCGAGCTCCGCGCAGATACCGCGCAAGCTGCGGGTGTTCATCGACTTCCTGCAGGCGCGGCATGCGCCGCCGCCGGTGTCTCAGCGGGCGGTCAAGCTCGCATCAGTGCCTCGATCTCGTCCGCCTTCACTGGCACGCCGCGCGAAATAA
- the gap gene encoding type I glyceraldehyde-3-phosphate dehydrogenase: MAIKLGINGFGRIGRNVLRAAVQNFKNDIEIVAINDLLEPDYLAYMLQYDSVHGRFKGEVTVEGNMLIVNGKKIRLTQERDPSQLKWNEVGADIVLESTGLFLTKETCQKHLDAGAKKVIMSAPSKDDTPMFVYGVNDKKYAGEAIVSNASCTTNCLAPLAKVLNDKWGIKRGLMTTVHAATATQKTVDGPSNKDWRGGRGILENIIPSSTGAAKAVGVVIPELNKKLTGMSFRVPTSDVSVVDLTVELEKEATYKEICAEMKSQSEGALKGVLGYTEDKVVATDFRGDPRTSIFDAEAGIALDGTFVKLVSWYDNEWGYSNKCLEMVKVVSK, encoded by the coding sequence ATGGCTATCAAACTCGGTATCAACGGCTTCGGCCGCATCGGCCGCAACGTGCTGCGCGCCGCGGTGCAGAACTTCAAGAACGACATCGAGATCGTCGCCATCAACGACCTGCTCGAGCCCGACTACCTGGCCTACATGCTCCAGTACGACTCGGTGCACGGCCGCTTCAAGGGCGAAGTCACGGTTGAAGGCAACATGCTGATCGTCAACGGCAAGAAGATCCGCCTCACGCAAGAGCGCGATCCCTCGCAGCTGAAGTGGAACGAAGTCGGCGCCGACATCGTGCTCGAGTCGACCGGCCTCTTCCTCACCAAGGAAACCTGCCAGAAGCACCTCGATGCGGGCGCCAAGAAGGTGATCATGTCGGCCCCTTCGAAGGACGACACCCCCATGTTCGTCTACGGCGTGAACGACAAGAAGTACGCCGGTGAGGCCATCGTGAGCAACGCCAGCTGCACCACCAATTGCCTGGCCCCGCTTGCCAAGGTGCTGAACGACAAGTGGGGCATCAAGCGCGGCCTGATGACCACCGTGCACGCCGCCACCGCCACGCAGAAGACCGTCGACGGCCCGAGCAACAAGGACTGGCGCGGCGGCCGCGGCATCCTGGAAAACATCATTCCCTCGAGCACCGGCGCCGCCAAGGCCGTGGGCGTGGTGATCCCCGAGCTCAACAAGAAGCTCACCGGCATGAGCTTCCGCGTGCCGACCTCCGACGTGTCGGTGGTCGACCTCACGGTCGAGCTCGAGAAGGAAGCCACGTACAAGGAAATCTGCGCTGAAATGAAGTCGCAGAGCGAAGGCGCACTCAAGGGCGTGCTGGGCTACACCGAAGACAAGGTGGTGGCCACCGACTTCCGCGGCGACCCGCGCACCTCGATTTTCGACGCCGAAGCCGGCATTGCGCTCGACGGCACCTTCGTCAAGCTCGTGAGCTGGTACGACAACGAATGGGGCTACTCGAACAAGTGCCTCGAAATGGTGAAGGTCGTCTCTAAGTAA